The genomic region CAGCAGGGATACCTGTCCTTGGATGGCTTCACCAGCTACCTCACCTCGGCAGAGTGCCACCTCTTTGACAGGGAGCATGACACCGTGTGCCAGGACATGTCCCAGCCTCTGTCCCACTACTACATCAACTCCTCCCACAACACCTACCTCATCGAGGACCAGTTTAGAGGCCCCTCTGACATCTCCGGCTATATCCGTGCCCTCAAGATGGGCTGTCGATGCGTGGAGGTGGATGTCTGGGACGGCCCTGATGAGGAGCCAGTGGTGTGCACAGGTCACACCCTTTCCCCACCACTAGCCCTGCGTTGTGTGTTAGAAGCAATCGGAAGGTTTGCATTTGTGGCATCAGAGTATCCCTTAATTATATGTATTGAGAACCACTGTTCACTTCGACAGCAGAAAGTGATGCTGCAACATCTTGTGGGCATACTAGGGGATAGGTTATACACAAATCCCCCAGATGAAGGTGATCCGTACTTACCTTCGCCGCATGCCCTAAGGCATCGAATCCTTCTAAAGGGTAAGAAGTTGGGGCCAAGTTCTGATGGGGAGGACGGGGAAGTAAGTGAAGAGGATGAAGGGGCAGAGATGTGTCAAAGGATAAAAGCAGCTAATAGCGGTGGGGCAGCACCTGGAAGAAGTGAGAAGGACATGTTGCAGAAAAGCATCACTTTCACAGCCATCACTCAGTCTaatcctcctcatcttcctcccaAACGGTTCCAGCTCTTGAAGGAGCTGTCCGACCTAGTAAATCTTTGCCACTCGGTGCAATTCATTGACTTTCCAACATCATCCAAAAGCCAAAAACCTTGGGAACTGTGCTCCTTTCATGAGTCTCTGGCTGTGCGTCTCGCTGGCGAGAGCCCTGGTGACTTTGTCAATCATAACAAGCGTTTCCTGTCACGAGTGTACCCCAGCCCCATGCGTATTGACTCAAGCAACATGAACCCTCAGGACCTGTGGAAGTGCGGCTGCCAAATTGTGTCGATGAATTTTCAGACGGCAGGATTAATGATGGACCTGAACACAGCCTGGTTCCGGCAGAATGGGAACTGTGGTTATGTTCTACGGCCAGCCATCATGCGACAGGAGGTGTCTTATTTCAGTGCTGATACCAGAGACACTGTGCCTGGCGTATCTCCACAGCTGCTGCATGTGAAGGTGGGGGAGGATAATGTTTAGACTCTTGAGAAATCTAGGGGCAATTTCTACTGAAAGTTGATTCTATTTCATTAGAACTAAAAAGTCTGACAATCATACAGGTTTTAAACAAGCCACCATGTTACCCAGTCTTATTTAGAATTGAAGACAATGGTGAAATTAAATCACAGTTGTGCTCAGTTTTACTTCCAAATGAAGTTATTTAGATCATCTTTCTTTACTGGTGGCTTCTTTACAATCTGTCTGATCATCATAGCTCTTATCCTGTTGGGCCTCACTGTGGCGATGTCACCAAGTACACCCAACAATCATTTGGGTGTGTGCAATGTCATCATGAATGATTAAGATAATGACCAAAGCTTTGAAAAAGATAGATGTTGTAACAACTTGAAATATTTCTCTAAATTCATGATTATGTTCTAAAAGCAAACAATGCATGGATAACAGCCAATATGGTGATGCTTCTTCCAGGTGATAAGTGGCCAGAACTTGCCCAAGCCAAGAGGTTCTGAGGCCAAAGGGGATGTGGTGGACCCATATGTGTATGTGGAGATCCACGGCATACCAGCTGACTGCACAGAGCGCCGCACCAGGACAGTGACCCAGAACGGGGATAACCCTATCTTTGATGAGAGCTTTGAGTTCCAGATCAACTTGCCAGAGCTTGCCATGGTTCGCTTTGTGGTGCTAGGATGATGACTTCATAGGGGATGAGTTTATAGGTCAGTGtcagcacacacaacacaataagAATGAGAAAAGTTTGTACTGCTACCACACAGGTTTTCATATTCCTTTGAAATGCCTTGAAATTTAATGTGGTTTTCCTGCCACCACAGGTCAGTATACCATCTCCTTAGAGTGTCTTCAGCCTGGCTACCGACATGTACCACTCCAGTGTCTGACAGGAGAGGAACTTCCCCATGCCAAGCTGTTTGTCCATGTGGCCCTCACCAATcgtagaggaggaggaaagccTCACAAACGGGGCCTGTCTGTGCGGAAGGCGCGGAAGGGGAGGGACTACACAGCTCTGAGGGACTTGGGAGTCCGGGCTGTGGATGAGGTTTTCAAGATGGCTGCCCCACTGCTGAGAGAAGCCACAGACCTGAGGGAAAACATGCAGGTGAGGAAGAGTGAAGAGGGCAGCATCGTGACTTTGGCTGAATAATCATACAATGGATATTTTATCATAGCAGAGAATATTTAGTTATAGTAGGGACCATGTTTAATGAAAGACATTGTGCTGataataaatatgatttaattGTAATACCATTCCACTCTAAACAAAGGCACAATTGATGTTTAGGTTAACCAACAGCTATCCTGATAATGTCATTTATGCAAAACAAGCCAAACATTTACTGGTTCCAGTAAATGTATATATGAGATAATTTTCTGCTTGtatctgttttatgtcattataaATTGAATGTCTTTGGCTTTCAGACTGATgatttgacaaaacaagcattttaaCAATGTTACCTTGGATTCTAGGTAATTTCATATAtagtttatacattttttaaaaaatacattagaaATCGATGGATTCACAGAAAAAATAGTCAAAAGATGAATGAATTCTGAAATAACTGTTTGCCACAGCTCTAAATTTTTGCTTTAttgattttcattattaatgaatGTCGAATCTGAATTCTGATTATTATGTATCAGTGGATTGATGATTGCGAATACAACTGGAGAGACGGAAACAGAAGACTAGCACTAGTGACAAATATCTCAACTCTCTTCAACTGTTGAAAGCTCACCTAACCTTCAAGATACCAGTAATTTGTTCTGTGGCCAATTGTGTCACcctgcagaaataaaacagcaattaTATGTTCTGTCAGTGTGGTGAGACTGTTGGCATCCACATCTCttgatttctttcattttcagtccaaactactactacaaccacaGGGGAGCAAATCAATAattgagagaaaagacaaatagCTCTGTTGCAGGAGTAGCTTTTgattacctgtgtgtgtgagagtgtgtgtgtgggagagagtgaAAGCAAATCAAGCTGGAGACAGAGCCGCGAAGAGGTTTCACcaatttttttgatgattttgttttgataGTCAGTGTGTCTGCACTGTTTTTCTATCAGGGCCAGGAgataagaaagagaaagaaggggaaaGATGTGTTCATGTTTAAATCTGCAGATTTAATTTGtccatcttctttttttgaTAGAACTCCATCGCAGTGTTCAGGGAACTGTGTGGGGTTTCGGCTGTGGCTAACCTCATGCAGTGCGTGCTGGCTCTGAGCTCCAGAGTGTCAGGACCAGATGGAACacctttgctgctgtttgacctCCAGGACCACTACCCCACCCTAGAGCCCCAGGGGCCCCTGCCTGATGTCCTTCGTCGGGTTGTTTCCACATATGAAatggtgaggaggagagattaAACAATGAATATGCTTCTTGTTTTGCGTGCATAACAGAGTATACACGATACATAATTC from Lates calcarifer isolate ASB-BC8 linkage group LG3, TLL_Latcal_v3, whole genome shotgun sequence harbors:
- the LOC108876857 gene encoding LOW QUALITY PROTEIN: inactive phospholipase C-like protein 2 (The sequence of the model RefSeq protein was modified relative to this genomic sequence to represent the inferred CDS: deleted 1 base in 1 codon), giving the protein MAEFGEKKSAVGPPVAGWKAASGGAGTSLETHRGEPVSNGNCSVSDASKRVQSESSCESPTWESTGSDSASKPIPRRSSLIKDGSRAGRERKKTVSFSSSLSEKKISSAADCIHSMVEGSELRKIRPNSRVYQRYYLLDAGLQALCWEPSKKESDKARISLASIREVRTGRNTETFRTSGVYEQISEDCAFSIIYGQIYENLDLVANSAEVANIWVTGLRYLMQYGKHALDMLASSQDSLRLGWLEQLFSSAADSDRQEDVEEGIRLQSAIKLIQTVNPGVSSGKVEHRFKELQRVRERVCGLTLDNGSGVKDHIETKRLTGRNERVTKQEFIEVFHDFCTRPEIYFLLVQFSSNKEFLDTKDLMRFLEAEQGMAHVSEETSLKLIQSHEPSLEGRQQGYLSLDGFTSYLTSAECHLFDREHDTVCQDMSQPLSHYYINSSHNTYLIEDQFRGPSDISGYIRALKMGCRCVEVDVWDGPDEEPVVCTGHTLSPPLALRCVLEAIGRFAFVASEYPLIICIENHCSLRQQKVMLQHLVGILGDRLYTNPPDEGDPYLPSPHALRHRILLKGKKLGPSSDGEDGEVSEEDEGAEMCQRIKAANSGGAAPGRSEKDMLQKSITFTAITQSNPPHLPPKRFQLLKELSDLVNLCHSVQFIDFPTSSKSQKPWELCSFHESLAVRLAGESPGDFVNHNKRFLSRVYPSPMRIDSSNMNPQDLWKCGCQIVSMNFQTAGLMMDLNTAWFRQNGNCGYVLRPAIMRQEVSYFSADTRDTVPGVSPQLLHVKVISGQNLPKPRGSEAKGDVVDPYVYVEIHGIPADCTERRTRTVTQNGDNPIFDESFEFQINLPELAMVRFVVLDDDFIGDEFIGQYTISLECLQPGYRHVPLQCLTGEELPHAKLFVHVALTNRRGGGKPHKRGLSVRKARKGRDYTALRDLGVRAVDEVFKMAAPLLREATDLRENMQNSIAVFRELCGVSAVANLMQCVLALSSRVSGPDGTPLLLFDLQDHYPTLEPQGPLPDVLRRVVSTYEMMVQASKVVMELSDGIYDRILHIQTTAMEFHEKLQSLAAKEGLKGRKVSRALESFSWNITILKGQADLLKHAKAEVQENMKQVHDAALTGNLTKKSVGVTRVRSQTRRGQDDRHATSPRGPSA